Below is a window of Musa acuminata AAA Group cultivar baxijiao chromosome BXJ3-11, Cavendish_Baxijiao_AAA, whole genome shotgun sequence DNA.
ttgacaacgtaacaggccatattaatcgcctctgcccaaaagtcctttgtcaaccctgcatttgagatcatacacctcgctctctccaagagtgttctgttcatacattcggccacaccattttgctgaggcgtcatcctaacagtgcgatgccgaacgattccttcatttttgcagaattcttcaaagtcaccttcacaaaattccatgccattatctgttcgaagccgcttaatctgtttacatgtttgtttctcaatcaaagcctttcattgtttaaaggttagaaaaacatcatttttatgcttcagaaaataaacccaaactttcctggaataatcatcaatgaaagtcaacatatacctggcaccacccttagactgaacttgagctggaccccaaaggtctgaatgaatatagtcaagagtacctttcattttgtgaactgccggagaattgaagccgactcttttctgctttccaaaaatgcagtgttcataaaagtccagtggcccagtactctgtctgcaaagtagacctcttttgctcaatatgctcaaacatttttcgctcatatgacccaaacgcatatgccataatttggtgatgtcagaatcagacaatgatgatgacgaaactgcaaccgaacctgtgacagtagttccctgcataatatacaagctaccagacctacaagctttcataacaacaagagcacttctagaaactttcataactccaccttcagctgtgtatttacacccaagggcctctagggtacctaaagagatgagattctttgtcaaatcaggaacatgtctaacattagtgagcgtcctcacaataccatcatgcattttaattcggattgtgcctctaccaacaacatcacatgcgacattattgcccatcaaaacaattccaccattacaagattcatatgtggaaaacaaatccctattgggacacatgtgataagaacaacctgaatctaaaatccattcatttttagacctcgtcctgtcatcaatagcagaaaaaatattttcaatattctcatcagttgctacactaacttcagcggattcagtagttttttcaacaaatttttccttttgctttaatttatttttcaatttaaatcaatcagatttaatgtgccccattttatgacaatatctgcattccaaatttctatgtctggatttagatctagatttagatctactactgtcaaattctcttttatccattctccccctaacaaccagaccctcggcctgattctctctactttccccagtgatattcttgtctatctgctccttagatttcaatgcagatttaatttcttgatacaaaactgtttcttttccataaatcaaagtatcacggaaatgcttaaaagattggggaagagaacacaagagtaacaaagccttatcctcatcatcaatttttgcatctatattctccaaatccataaccaaagaatcaaacttatcaagatgcgagagtatagatgtaccttcaatcatccgaagcatatatagactctgcttcaagtagagacgattctccactgtcctcttcatgtacaaggctttaagcttgtcccacatgctcttagccgtagtctatgtagctacctcccgtaaaacctcgtcagagagatttagaatgatgcttgattgggccttcttatccatacccgcaagctcttcttttgacatatcatctggaatgctctcggctccttgtagtaccaaatcaacttcgtcttgaaccagaatggcctccatcttgagttgccacatgccgaagtcgacatttctgtcgaatttctcgacaacaatctttgttattgtcatcgttgccaaaagatcccagaaccaggctctgataccagtttgttagggctagccccaggaaatttaccaaaggataattttggcaacacaacaaagacaataaagcggaaagaataaaagcgataagaacaaacaaaacactagaacaccagatatacgtggttcggtcaattgactttgacctacatccacggaagaaagaggagcaaattactactataaaagagggacacttacaaatgccttaggaagatgttcctatgccataaaacaccttcagcttactaaacaagaaaaacccaaaccgtaagcaggttttcttgtgttgcctcttgtgctgcctgtggtacTTCTGACTTCAaaccccaggcccttatttatagttccaagacgagacaacaagtctaattttttcgatgtgggactatgggacttgccaaactaataggATAGACATACTTGATTGGGCATGAATCGAGGTCTTGGAGTGACATTTAATTTCCTCGAAATATTAGCTTAAAACCATCGTATTGTTGAAATTTCAACACTTGCATAGAGAAGACTCCAAGTGGCAATCCTTCGATCGGTGTGActatggggagagagagagaatcttAGATTTATGGATCTCTAATTGAATAATCGTATCCAAGCAAGCTCTGTGAATATTTGAGTaactaataaaagaaaaatcaatcgATACAGTAATTTAGGATAAAATATATTAACTATTTTACTTAAGTTTATTAAATTTaacgatcaataaaaaaaaagtgttaATCTTGAGGGATTGATTACCTTAACGAGAGGACTCTCTCAACTTATCTCTATCTATCTGCATCTTTTGTTCAgtatctttttttatttcatctcAATTAATATCATTTTCAATTCTATCAATTAATTATAGTTATCTTATACAAGTACAAAGGTATACATGACTAAAATTTTTTCACATAACAGTTTAATCTAACAATATATGTTTATTCATTATTTTGCGGAAACAATTAGATCATCATTTTCACCGAAACATAAACAAATTAAATTTCAAAAAAGCACTTCTTTGGCACATTTCAAAATACATAATAGAGGAAATCAGCACAACAGCATGCGCCTTTATGATCGAACGTAGCAATATCAGAAAAAGATGAAGCAAACAAACAAAATGCATCGTATAATAGGAGACGACTTTGTGCCCACTAGTTCACCACTCTGCAGTAGCTGCGTATCTCGCCTTGTTCACCGGTGAGGACACCAATTTTGCCCATCTTCACCATGGCAGCTGCGAACTTCTGCTTGAAGAGCACAGAACTGCCTGCTAACTGCCTCACCTTTCCCGCGGTAGCAGGCGTGGACATGAGGGTTTGGTCGGAGGTGAAGAGGCCGCGGTTATCGAGgaggttgctgtagtagctggtgTCGAACGTGAGAGGGCTGGGTGGATCCatgtccacctcgttgttgctccCCGGAGGGCATTCCCTCTTCAGCTGGTAGGCATACTTGGGGTTCAAGGTTGGGTCGGTGCTCGCCTTCCGGCTGAAGTTGTACAGCCTGTTGGAGACTGTAGGACAGTGCGCTACGCCGATGGTATGTGCTCCTGCATACGACGTTGCAATCTCCTCAGGATGCATGGCTTTTGCATGCCTCGACCACAAATAGGGACTTAATATTGCTTCTGATTTATTACCTGAGAGTGTGATCATGTCATCCTGGCTCATCCCTTTCGAGGCAAATGACCGAGTGACTTGTTCGAGGTTAAACGTCGGAGGAGGGAGATCGATGGTGTCGCTTGATCTGGAGATCTTTCCATCTCTTCTGCCTGCTGGGACCGCGTAGAAAGTTCCTCCATACTGCATGCATAACACCGTTTCAATTCCAAGTTACACAACTTTCACGAAATTCTGCATGAACTATAAGTTTCACGTTGAAGAACAGTAAGGTAAGCTAAAAGTCAAAGAAAGCAACGTCTTGGACTTAGGTTTGTCTTTTCCTTATCATCGTAAGAGTTTTAGAGTCGAAGAACGTTACATGTGCAACACTGTCTCTGGCGGCGAATGCAAGAATGTCTGCACATGAGACTGTCCCTTTGCAGACTTTCTCTAACTTTTTCTTGGCCTTGTCGATAACTTGAAATGCTTCATCTTCAAGGGTTCTGTTGGGGATCGCATCCTTCTCCGCGGTATTTTTCTTGGTCGAATCAAGAAGAATCGAACCATCACAACCCTGATATGATCACAGAGACAAATCGCATTTACTTAATCCCCATCCAATGTACTGAACTTAAGACTTGTAAGAATTTGCATCGTTAACAATCTGATGCAGATAACCAAAGTAATAGCAGATGATCAAGGTGTCAAGCAGCTAACTAACCCTCACGAAACAGTCATGGAAGTGCATCCTAAGAAGGTCAGCTCCAATGCCAGCATCGGCCTTGAGAGCCTTTTGAAGCTCCTTCTTGACAATCACTTCAGCTTTAGGGCAGCTATAGGAGTAGAACCCAACTCTGAGATGGGCTTCTGTCCCGATTGCGCTCAAGCATAGGCCCACAACGATAGCTAGCAACATCTCTCCTCTTCTGAAAGCCATCTCCCTCACTGTCTTAATAAGCTCAGATGTGCGCTTCGCTGCAGCATGGTCTTCCATTGCATCCCTATTTATAGCCAGGGGAAGCAAGAGAAACCAGTTGATCCCCATGCAAAGCTGGGAAGGATATCTGCTGCAAAAGACTACTCCACCGCCGCCACCATACGAATGGTAAACGAATCACTGACTGACAAGTGTCTGAGCATAACGTGGGGCCGTGTTTAGGAACGAGACTTATGTGTGAGGCGCTCGATTGCTGTCTTGTTCTTAGCTTCGTTTCCAAGGAAAGATCATGTGCACCTTCGACGTGCAGGCTTGTTGCGAAGGAAGAATATAATTCATATGATCTTACGTTCCAACTTTTAGACAGCCAAAAATCATACAGTTTGGCAAATTTATACAGTATCTGATCGTGTGGAGAACACATCGATATAGAAACGAACAGTTGACCTAAAAAAATGCTTATTTTACAAGTATACATTGTCAATGATCCGcttgaagaagaaagaataaatACGAGTAGATGTCTTCACTGCTAACTTCCCATGCGAATTGGCACCGAATTGCGCGTTTGACGAATTAATAGCGAGAGGCGCTGTTCTTTATTCAGATTTGTTTGGGAGGCGAGGAAGTTCTCAGCATTAGTGTGTGGGAGACAGATCGATTTGGCTGTCGTGCCAACCATTACCAGAGTCGCCCGGAAGATGCGTGCAAGCAACAGTGTTTAGAGGGCCTCGAATTCAACTCATGCATTATTCTAACATTGGGTCAGAGTTTCGTGGAACAGCTCATTGCCCTGCGTGGAATCAGTATGACCTTAATGTTAGAGAGCCGTATGTTCCTTGAGAATGTTTGCAGAACCATTTAACAGTCAGAATGGGAActtgtaaaaatattattttaataagtgATAAAAGTAAAAAAGTGTGAAGAAAATGTTTTTTTTCATGAAAGAATTCATAAATAAACAAACCTCAACTTTTACCATCTCTTCCGTATTAGAGAAGACAGTTGAATATATTAATTAGAGCATTAATACTAAAATAGTAAATACGCTAAAAATAGTTTAAATTAAAATAGAGAGTTTAGGAAAAGAATTCTAACGTGCGCAAGAGTTAACCTCTTCGGGCCAATAGAAAAGTGTCGCGTGGCACTCAGCAGACGTGCTTGCGGCAGAACGGAAACCGAGTCGAACTGTGTGGGCTTGATGAGGGAGAGAGAAGAGGAACCTCCTCCCATGGACGTGAGACTAAAGTTTCCACTCACACACATGCATGGGAAAGGGAAAAAAGCTGAGGTTTTCCCCATGTTCTAGCAGAAAATAGCCAAATTTGTTCGACTCGATTTAGTTGAATAGCACAAAAATGGGACAAAACATGGTGACCACCGAGATCAATAACATTAGAAAGTAAAAGGCAAGTGAAAGCAAAGCTGACATCAAAGTAAGATAAGGATACGGAAAGAATATGTTCTTGATTGGACGTCATGTGTCATCAACAAGCCATTTGATGATGAGACGAAGAATAAAGGCGTCGGAGCGGGTTTGGAGTAACTTTAACTTTACACAGTGCAACTTTAAGTCAACTTGTTTGCACGCCTGAATTCTGAGCCCCTACCCGAGCTAATTGGTGAGTGTTATGTAGCACCCATCAAGCAAATGCACTTGAACCACCGGGAGACACTGAGAGAACCCATGCTAGATTTGGTAGAGGAATAGTTCAAACTTCTCTTTTGCTTGAAGCCCAAGCAAATCGTGCACATCCACGAGTCGAAGATTGGGCGTCCATCGAGCGAAGCCAGCCATGCCAAATTGAGTCAGATCAGAAAAGCCAAAACATAAAGTGATGAAATCCAAAAGGTCAGTCAGATTGGGGCATCATTCAGTAACCTTTCAAATCCAGGAAAAGTCAAAGTTGCAGTTAGCGAGCATTTGGATTCGACACGAAATCTTCTCACATGAAGAGGGGCCGACCAGCTTCAACAACCCCCCATCGGCGCCTCGTACATCAATGATTGAGTTGTGTTGTCACCAACTACAGCAGAGTATCCAATGCCCCTCTCCTGTTTGAAGTCATAAGCAATCCGAGAGCTCGTAGACAAGTACCCACAATTTTATAACATTCAACAAATCAAATGATCTCCAAGACGTGTATTAGACACACCCTTATTCAACAATGCCACACAGATTTGAACAACCTAAGAAAGATCACCTGAAACGGTACAGGAAATCTCCAACAAATCAAAGTATACAATGGCCACAAGGAATTCCGATGTAGATTCCATGTGGAGGCAAGTCGAGCTAAGTGCACTCCTCAGTTGACCACTTTGCAATCGGCGCGTATCTCTCCCTCGCTCCCCGTGAGGACTTCGATCGCCCCCATCTTCACTATCGCATCTGCGAACTTCTTCTGGAAGCGCTTGTAGCTCTCGGCGAGCCGCTTCACCTGCGTCGCCGTGCCCTGAGTCGAGACCAGGGTCTGGTCGGAGGTGAACAGCGCTTGGTTCTTCAGGATTAAGCGGTAGTAAAGGTTGTCGAACTTGCGAGGGGTTTTGGGATCCATCGACACCGTGTTGTTGCTCCCTGGCGGGCACTGCGTCTTCAGGTAGGCTGCGTAGTTCTGGTCCAGCGTCGCGTCTCCGTTGTACAGCCTGTTGGAGAAGGCGTCGCAGTGCGCAAT
It encodes the following:
- the LOC103970847 gene encoding peroxidase 5-like, which encodes MEDHAAAKRTSELIKTVREMAFRRGEMLLAIVVGLCLSAIGTEAHLRVGFYSYSCPKAEVIVKKELQKALKADAGIGADLLRMHFHDCFVRGCDGSILLDSTKKNTAEKDAIPNRTLEDEAFQVIDKAKKKLEKVCKGTVSCADILAFAARDSVAHYGGTFYAVPAGRRDGKISRSSDTIDLPPPTFNLEQVTRSFASKGMSQDDMITLSGAHTIGVAHCPTVSNRLYNFSRKASTDPTLNPKYAYQLKRECPPGSNNEVDMDPPSPLTFDTSYYSNLLDNRGLFTSDQTLMSTPATAGKVRQLAGSSVLFKQKFAAAMVKMGKIGVLTGEQGEIRSYCRVVN